A single Argentina anserina chromosome 7, drPotAnse1.1, whole genome shotgun sequence DNA region contains:
- the LOC126802895 gene encoding flowering time control protein FY, which yields MMYPGDPQQPQQQQHHQQQPQHYQQQHYHQQQQNQQHLHQHQQQGGEFHRGPPPMMRQPSASSTNMPPDYHHPAAPGPPYDAHGDGFGAKRNRKQTQRRAVDYTSTVVRYMQNRMWQRDARDMTVLQPTPAAAIDMLPTVAYSDNPSTGFAAKFVHTSTNKVRNPINRVLWTPPGRRLITGSQNGEFTLWNGQSFNFEMILQAHDTAIRSMIWSHNGNYMVSGDDGGAIKYWQTNMNNVKANRSAHKESVQDLSFCKTDLKFCSCSNDTTVKIWDFARCQEERTLTGHGWDVKSVDWHPTKSLLASGGKDSLVKLWDAKSGRELCSFHGHKNLVQSVKWNQNGNWLLTASKDQVIKLYDIRAMKELESFRGHRKEVTALAWHPFHEEYFVSGSSDGSIFHWLVGHETPQVEIPNAHDNSVWDLQWHPIGYILCSGSNDHTTKFWCRNRPGDTARDKFNINQSQGYGDQNSGFAGRMTGNFPIHDGPPTPGPFTPGGTRNEGTIPGVGVAMPLNIPSLDTSIQGEQQQPHAHSMPLGAPPLPPGPHPSLLAANQQQPYHQNAQQQHQKHQGHPQQMPPLPMPPPNRPQLQPPSHLPLLPHPHLRPPPQMPPLGMPSQVSGSLPMPSSVPTSLSMPMGMQSTMNQMAHQLPQGHYMGMNPPPPVGGFPNGMPNMQGPSNASGGQMYSHGGTFNRAQSGQMPILPGYNPYQSRGQSSMPQPPPGPPPHGQPPQ from the exons ATGATGTACCCCGGCGATCCTCAACAgccgcagcagcagcagcatcaCCAACAGCAGCCGCAGCACTATCAGCAGCAGCACTATCACCAGCAGCAGCAGAACCAGCAACACCTCCATCAGCACCAGCAACAAGGTGGAGAGTTTCACAGGGGACCACCGCCGATGATGCGCCAGCCGTCTGCTTCTTCGACTAATATGCCACCGGATTATCACCACCCCGCTGCGCCTGGTCCTCCTTATGATG CTCATGGTGATGGTTTCGGTGCGAAAAGGAACAGGAAGCAGACTCAGAGAAGAGCAGTGGATTACACTAGCACTGTTGtgcgatatatgcag AATCGGATGTGGCAGCGGGATGCAAGGGATATGACAGTTTTGCAACCTACACCAGCGGCAGCAATTGAT ATGTTGCCAACAGTTGCCTATTCAGATAACCCATCGACGGGCTTTGCTGCAAAGTTTGTGCATACTTCCACGAACAAAGTCCGTAATCCGATTAATCGGGTTTTG TGGACTCCTCCAGGGAGGCGTCTTATTACAGGCTCTCAAAATGGAGAATTCACCCTTTGGAATGgccaatcttttaattttgaaatgaTTCTTCAG GCTCATGATACAGCAATCAGATCTATGATCTGGAGTCATAATGGCAATTATATGGTCTCTGGTGATGATGGGGGCGCAATAAA GTATTGGCAAACCAACATGAATAATGTGAAGGCCAACAGATCTGCTCACAAAGAATCTGTTCAGGACTTGAG TTTTTGTAAGACTGACTTGAAGTTCTGTTCCTGTTCAAATGATACTACTGTTAAAATATGGGATTTTGCACGATGCCAAGAAGAGCGCACATTGACTG GCCATGGTTGGGATGTGAAGAGTGTTGACTGGCACCCTACAAAGTCTTTACTAGCTTCAG GTGGGAAAGACAGTCTAGTCAAACTGTGGGATGCTAAGTCAGGGCGAGAGCTCTGTTCATT TCATGGTCACAAAAATTTGGTGCAGTCTGTTAAATGGAATCAAAATGGTAACTGGCTGCTAACTGCTTCGAAGGACCAAGTCATAAAG CTTTACGACATAAGGGCTATGAAGGAACTTGAGTCATTCCGTGGGCATCGGAAGGAAGTAACTG ctCTGGCTTGGCATCCTTTTCATGAAGAATATTTTGTCAGTGGGAGTTCTGATGGTTCCATTTTCCATTGGCTTGTTGG GCATGAAACTCCCCAGGTTGAAATTCCTAATGCACACGATAACAGTGTGTGGGATCTCCAGTGGCATCCTATTGGTTATATTCTTTGCAG TGGTAGCAATGATCACACAACAAAGTTTTGGTGCAGAAATAGGCCAGGAGACACCGCTCGTGATAAATTTAACATCAATCAGAGTCAAG GTTATGGTGATCAAAACTCGGGTTTTGCTGGCCGTATGACCGGTAATTTTCCAATACATGATGGCCCACCAACTCCAGGACCATTTACTCCGGGGGGAACTCGAAATGAAGGAACAATTCCAGGGGTTGGAGTAGCTATGCCATTAAACATACCATCACTCGACACATCTATACAGGGAGAGCAACAGCAACCTCATGCACATTCGATGCCATTAGGAGCTCCTCCTCTCCCACCTGGTCCACATCCCTCTCTTCTCGCTGCAAATCAGCAGCAACCATATCATCAAAATGCCCAACAGCAACACCAGAAACATCAAGGTCACCCTCAACAAATGCCCCCTTTGCCCATGCCACCTCCAAATAGGCCACAGCTACAGCCTCCATCCCATTTACCCTTGCTGCCACATCCTCATTTACGTCCTCCACCCCAAATGCCACCACTTGGCATGCCATCTCAAGTGTCTGGATCTTTGCCAATGCCTTCTTCTGTTCCTACATCACTCTCAATGCCCATG GGCATGCAAAGTACAATGAATCAGATGGCTCACCAATTACCACAAGGTCACTATATGGGCATGAATCCACCTCCACCTGTTGGAGGTTTTCCAAATGGGATGCCTAACATGCAAGGCCCGTCTAATGCAAGTGGGGGACAAATGTATTCTCATGGGGGCACCTTCAATCGTGCACAATCTGGACAAATGCCAATACTACCGGGGTATAATCCCTATCAG TCTAGGGGTCAATCCAGCATGCCCCAGCCTCCACCAGGGCCACCACCACATGGGCAACCACCTCAATAG
- the LOC126802751 gene encoding putative disease resistance RPP13-like protein 1 produces the protein MALGEAFLSAFLQVLFDRLASNEFLDLLCGRKYDDLPEKLKITLLTVTMLLSDAEEKQFYNTAVRKWLHMTKDAPYDAEDILDELATEALAFKMEAEHHTSTNKVWNWNPISTPRSPSSRGVESKVMKINERSYDKEKIIQLLVQDETTSSKVDVVPIVGMGGIGKTTLAQLVYYDNIVDKHFDLKVWIFVSSQFNAVTVTKTKLGSLHLGKVDLVGE, from the exons ATGGCTCTTGGAGAGGCTTTTCTATCTGCCTTTCTTCAAGTTTTGTTTGATAGATTGGCTTCCAATGAATTTCTAGACCTACTGTGTGGCAGGAAATATGATGATTTGCCGGAGAAGTTGAAGATCACCTTGCTAACGGTTACTATGTTGCTCAGTGATGCTGAGGAGAAGCAGTTTTACAACACTGCAGTGAGGAAGTGGCTACACATGACTAAGGATGCCCCATATGATGCAGAGGATATACTCGATGAACTGGCTACTGAAGCTTTGGCATTTAAGATGGAAGCTGAACATCATACCAGCACGAATAAGGTATGGAACTGGAACCCTATTTCCACCCCTCGCAGTCCATCTAGTAGAGGGGTAGAATCCAAAGTGATGAAGATAAATGAGAG GAGTTATGATAAAGAGAAAATAATTCAACTTCTTGTACAGGATGAAACAACGAGTAGTAAAGTTGATGTAGTTCCTATAGTGGGCATGGGTGGTATTGGAAAAACAACTCTTGCTCAATTGGTTTATTATGATAACATAGTGGACAAGCATTTTGATTTAAAAGTTTGGATATTTGTATCTAGTCAGTTTAATGCAGTGACGGTGACAAAAACAAAGCTTGGCTCACTCCATTTAGGAAAGGTCGATCTTGTTGGAGAgtag